The region ttcccaccctgccccctgtaaagactccatcccctactcccaattcctccgcctacgccgcatctgttcccaggatgagacatttcataccagggcatcggaaatgtcctcgttcttcagggaacggggattcccctccgccaccatagatgaggctcacgccagggtctcatccataccccgtaacactgctctctctccccatccccgcacacgcaacaagggcagagtccctctggtcctcacctttcaccccaccagccggcaaatacaacacataatcctccgccatttccgccacctccaacgtgaccccaccactcgccacatcttcccatctccccccatgtctgccttccgcaaagaccgctccctccgcaactccctcgtcaattcttccctttcctcccgcaccaccccctccccgggccctttccgttgcaaccgcaagaaatgcaacacctgtcccttaacctcccccctcgactccattcaaggtcccaagcagtcgttccaggtgcgacaaaggttcacctgtatctcctccaacctcatctactgcatccgctgctctagatgtcagctaatttacatcggtgagaccaagcgtaggttgggtgaccgtttcgccgaacacctccgctcagtccgccttaacctacctgacctcccggtggctcagcacttcaactccccctcccattcccaatccgacctctctgtcctgggtctcctccattgccagagtgagcaacagcggaaattggaggaacagcacctcatattccgtctggggtccttgcgcccttatggcatcaacattgaattcccccaatttggctagcctgtgctgtcccctccccttccttcaccctctagctgtctcctgccaccctcccatccgcccgccctcgggctcctcctcctccctttttccttctttctttccccaccccccatcagtctgaagaagggtttcggcccgaaacgtcgcctatttccttcgctccatagatgctgctgcacccgctgagttcctccagcaattttgtgtacctgccctaATTAAACTACTGGATCTGGGTTTGACTAAGAATGACGTTGAATTTAACGGGGAGTTCTATTTACAAGTCAAAAGtacagcaatggggaagaagtttgCCCCAGCTTATGCCAACATATACATGGCAGAATGGGTGAAGACAGTTTTCCACAAATGTCCGAAGCGTCCAATGTGCTACTACAGATTCCTAGATGACATTTGGGGAGTGGGGACACACTCAGAGGGGGAACTACAGGAGTTTATTGACATACTCAATGCCCACCGCCCATCCATCTAGGTAAAGGCCATGACCAGCCAGCAGAGGGTGGACTTCCTCGACACCACTGTCTTTAAACTACCGTCAGATACCCAAGACCACAAACTAGCTACCAAAGTCTTCTTcaaacccacagacacacacacactcctacacACCACGAGCCACCACTCAAAACACACCTTCAGGGGTATCGTTAAGTCACAACTGACCCGCTTCCACCGTATATGTACTAGGGAGGAGGAGTTCAACCAGGCCATAAGCACCACTTTCACCGCCCTCAGACAGAGGGGTTACTGCAAACGTAAATTAAGACACATTAAGTCAGATTTTCTAAAAAGCAAACAAGCGCCCAGACCTAGGCCGGGGACGATATTGAACTTGCCACTAATAACAAGATATGGCAACATGGCTGTCCAGGATCACTAAATAGTCAAGGGCCGGTTTGAACAATTCCAAAGGGGATTTGCCACACTAAAGGGATACAAGGTAATGTCAGCATACAAGAGGGCTAAAGATCTGAAGGACATCCTGGTCAGTACAAGTCTACACACAGCCCCAGACTGTGGGCAGAGACGGTGTGGGGCCTGCACCCACTTAGTAATAGCCAACAATATAGAGAACAGTGTAACAGGGAAGAGAGGCCAGATAGCGCAGAGGATAACCTGTAAGCAAAATAATGTGGTGTATGCAATTAGATGTAAAGAGTGCAACTTACTGTACATAGGCGAAACAGGTAACAGCATCAGAGTCAGACTGACAGGACACCTCAGCAACATCACAAGGGGGGACCAATCCATACCCATTAGCAGACACTTCCAGCAACATGGGATCCAGTCCATAGAGATCGTGGGCCTGGAAACAAACATAAATTGGACAATAGGGAGACGGAAGAGAGCAGAGAGGCTGTGGATTGAAGCTCTACAGACGAAAGAGCCCaatggcctaaaccttgcataaactcaaacctagggtggatcctgactgactcccacacatctatggaagggcaagtgtgAGGCAAATAGATTTGGACagggtgatgaaaccgtgggccaaataccaagtgacagtacatggtgaaaaggaatccccaggaggagatcgataagcaccagagggcatgtttcccactgtccgataaatcacaacctaaccttTACAATGACACGGGCTTCATCACTCAGGCATATCAAAGTAATCCCCAGGAGGAGATCGataagggtcagggtcagggtcagggtcagggtcagggtcagggtcagggtcagggtcagggttagggttagggttagggttagggttagggttagggttagggttagggttagggttagggttagggttagggttagggttagggttagggttagggttagggttagggttagggttagggttatggttagggttagggttagggttagggttagggttagggttagggttagggttagggttagggttagggttagggttagggttagggttagggttagggttagggttagggttagggttagggttagggtgtgatttatcggacagtgggaaacatgccctctggtgcttatagatctcctcctggggattccatttcaccatgtactgtcacttggtatttggcccacggtttcatcaTCCTTGTCCAAATctacttgccttacacttgcccttccattgatttgtgggagtcagtcaggatccaccctaggtttgagtttatgcaaggtttaggccattGGGCTCTTTCGTCTGTAGCGCTTCAATCCATAGTCTCTCTGCTCTCTTCCGTCTCCCTATTGTCCAATTTATGTTTGTTTCCAGGCCCATGATCTCCAGGGACTGGATCCCATGTTGCTGGAAGGGTCTGCTAACGGGTATGGATTGGTCCCCCCTTGTGATGTTGCTGAGGTGTCCTGTCAATCTGACTCTGATGCTGTTACCTGTTTCGCCTATGAACAATAAGTTGCACTCTTTACATCTAATTGCATACACCACATTCTTTTGCTCACGGGTTATCCTCTGCGCTATCTGGCCTCTCTTCCCTGTTGCACCGTTCTCTATATTTTTGGCTATTACTAAGTGGGTGCAGGCCCCATACCGTCTCTGCCCACAGTCTGGGGCTGTGTGTAGACTTGTACTGACCAGGATGTCCTTCAGATTTTTAGCCCTCTTGTATGCTGACATTACCTTGTACCCCTTTAGTGTGGCAAATCCCCTTTGGAATTGTTCAAACCGGCCCATTGACTATTTTGTGAGCCTGGACTGCCATGTTGCCATATCTTGTTATTAGTGGCAAGTTCAATGTCGTCCCCGGCCTAGGTCTGGGCGCTTGTTTGCTTTTTAGGAAATCTGACTTAATGCGTCTTAATTTACGTTTGCAGTAACCCCTTTGTCTGAGGGCGGTGAAAAGGGTGCTTGTGGCCTGTTTGAAATCCTCCTCCCTAATACATATACGGTGGAAGCGGGTCAGTTGTGACTTAACGATACCCCTGAAGGTGTGTTTTGGGTGGTGGCTCGTGGTGtgtaggagggtgtgtgtgtctgtgggtttgAAGAAGACTTTGGTAGCTAGTTTGTGGTCTTGGGTATCTGATGGTAGTTAAAAGACAGTGGTGTCGAGGAAGTCCACCCTCTGCTGGCTGGTCACGGCCTTTACCTTGATGGATGGGTGATGGGCATTGAGTATGTCAATACACTCCTGTAGTTCCCCCTCTGAGTGTGTCCACACTCCCCAAATGTCATCTAGGAATCTGTAGTAGCACATTTGACGCTTCGAACATTTGTGGaaaactgtctcctcccattctgccgtgtatatgttggcataagctggggcaaacttcttccccattgctgtaCCTTTGACTTGTAAATAGAACCCCCCGTTAAATTCAAAGTCATTCTTAGTCAAACCCAGATCCAGTAGTTTAATTAGGGCCTCGTCTGGTCTCTCTGGGTCAGGATTTCTCTGTAGGATGTGTTTAACTGCCTGTATCCCCCTGTCTGTCTCTATGTGTGTGTTGACCTTCTATTGGTTACACAAAACATACACGTTTGCTGTAAATCTCAATGCCATTCAAAGGGAGATTGGGAGGGAATCCAACAATACAAATTTGGTAGAGTATAAATACTTTAGAATCATCAAAATCTATCAAGTAAGAATCTAAGCACAATTTAAAAACAGATCAAAATTTGACTTGCCTAGTTCCAAATCTAAGCAGACTGAAGTCAGTTTGCATCAATATGCAACAGCGGCATTAAAACAATGTCATCTTTATACTTATGGTTTAAAAAGCAACAGCACATCAAGGTAGAAAAGTCAACATTCAATTAGTTTTACAAAAAGTTACAGCAACTAAGATATAACCTCTCATGAAGAAATTATCAACTATATACATATCTTAAAATTTAACCCAAGCTTCACAAGACGAATGGTATGTCGAGAATAGTATTACCCACAATGCACTGCTATGCATTTTGTCATATGGTCAAATCTTGGAGCCTTTGTGTTCAAATGTGGCACCAATTAAAAGTACCATGCAGGAAAGTATGCACAAACGATAGTAATCTCTACATGTGTTTCCATGTGTGTTTATTGGTCCTTTGCCATCCCCATAGAATGGCAAGTGGTTTGAGGTGGTGTGAATGCGCTTTAACAGGAAATCTCTGCAGACTGAGGGCCAGAGTGTTCAACAACTCCGACATTAGCATTAGCATTCTTGTTTATGTTCTGTAGGCCCAAACTGGGGCGACTGTAAAACTTGGCGGCCTCACCGGTGGCAGAGCGGCTCCTGTTGCCATCCATAGATGCTACACTGGATCCAGATGCTGAACGAGATCGCATTAGACGGGTCATGCTGGCTGCAGGCACTGTCAATGAATGATGACAAAGACATAGCGTTAAGCAAGTACGTGACTACACACTGCTGCTGTGTCAGACTCATCAGCAATATTCATTCTACTTACTGTAGCCCATCCTTGCACAAAATATAAGgaatataatgtgtgtgtgtgtgaattagtctgtgtgtgtgtgaatgagttgctgtgtgtgtgcgaatgagtcgatgtgtgtgcgaatgagtctgagtgtgtgtgtgtgaatgtctgtgtgtgtgaatgcgtctttgtgtgtggatgagtgtgtgtgtgaatgtgtgtgaatgtgtatgtgtgtgtgaatgagtctgtgtgtgtgtgtgtgtgaatgagactgtgtgtgtgtgtggaatgagtttgtgtgtgtgtgtggatgagtatgtctgtgtgtgaatgagtctgcgtgtgtgagtgtgtgtgtgaatgagtctgtgtgtgtgtgaatgagcctgtgtgtgtatgtgtgtgaatatgtctgtgtgtgtgtgaatgaatatgtgtgtgtaagtgtgcgtgagtgggaatgagtctgtgtgtatgtgcatttgtatgtgaatgattatctgtgtgtgtgaatgtatgtgaatgagtccgtgtgtgtatgtgtgtgaataagtctgtttgtgtgtgtgaatgtgtgtatgggTGCGTCAGGATGCGTGtgaatgcgtctgtgtgtgtgtgtgtgaatgagtatgtgtgtgtgtgtgtgtgaatgtgtgtgtgtgtgaatgagttcagtgtgtgcgtgtgtgtgtggatgagtgtgtgtgtgaatgagtgtgtgtgaatgagtctgtgagagtgtgtatgtgtgggaatgagtctctgtgtgtgtgaatgagtgggtgtgtgtgaattagtctgtgtgtgaatgtgtgtgtggatgagtctgtgtgtgtgaatgcatctgtgtgtgtgtgaatgcgtctgtgtgtgtgtgaatgagcatgtgtgtgtatgtgtgtgaatatgtctgtgtgtgtgagtgtacgtgagtaggattgagtctgtgtgtgggtTTGTGAATGGttctgtgtgtatgcatgtgtaaatgtgtgcgaatgtgtgtgtgaatgagtctgtgtgtgtgtttgtgtgtgtgtgaatgtgtctatgtgtgtgtgcgtgtgtgtatatgtgcgtatgaatgagtctgtgtctgtatgtgtgtgagtgtgtgtgtgaatgggtctgtgtgtgggaatgagtatgtgtgtgtgtgaatgtgtgtgtgaattagtcttggtgtgtgaatatgtgtgtgattgagtctctgtgtgtgtatgagtctgtgtgtgtgtgaatgagtctgtatgtgtgtgtgaatgagtctgcgtgtgtgtgcatgggtctgtgtgtgtgaatgtatgtgtgaattagtatgtgtgtgtgtgtgtgtgtgaatgagtccgtgtgtgtgtgaatgtgtgtgcatgagtctgtgtgtgtataatggtgtgtgaatgagtcgctgtgtgtgtctgtgtgtgtatgtgtgaaagagtctgtgtgtgtgtgtatatatatatgagtgtgtgtgtatatgagtgtgtgtgtgtgaatgagtctgtgtgtgtgcgagtctgtgtttgtgtgcgtgtgagtctgtgtgaggtggagggtgtgggtgatcaacaaataacaaaaagCACAAATAATATAGCCTTTCGtagtcagagcttatttgttatgcttaatagcctgatggctgtcaggaagaagctgttcctcaatgtagatgttacagttttcagtttacaaaagtcggacgtgaccccAGAAGTCGGGcaacagtcagtccacaagccgtgagagtcagtcaatCCAAAGGCCatcagttaatcccaaggcagtgggtgagtccagaggt is a window of Amblyraja radiata isolate CabotCenter1 unplaced genomic scaffold, sAmbRad1.1.pri S45, whole genome shotgun sequence DNA encoding:
- the LOC116969456 gene encoding protein NDRG1-like, whose product is MGYMPAASMTRLMRSRSASGSSVASMDGNRSRSATGEAAKFYSRPSLGLQNINKNANANVGVVEHSGPQSAEISC